CTCGTATTCACTTATGTTTTGACGATATTTTGTTTCGTGTTTTGGACACTCATGAGTTTGGGCCTATTCTGCATCCACACACGGGAAAATATGATGCAAGCGTTCAGCCGTCAGCGATCAGTAACCCCTGGTATTTTTCTGTTTTCGCTGAAAACTGAAGTCTGATAGCTGAATGCTTACAATATGATTGTTTGGCGTTAAAGGGTGAAAATTTCATCATTACTTATTGACGTGGACGGGGAAAAAGGGTATAACTTAACATAGTTATACGGAGCCGGATACATCAGTGATGAAAGAAAAACAACCAGCCCTCGTAAAATCAAGAGAAATCAAAGGGGTGATATGCCTTGCTCTGGCTCTCTTTCTGTCCCTTTGCCTGGCCTCTTATCACCCTCTGGATCCTTCTTTGACCCACTATGTAGCAGGGGATCAGCAGATTCATAACCTCGTAGGTTCTGTTGGATCCTACACTGCTGCTTCCCTCTTTAGACTGCTGGGTCTGGCTGCCTTTTTGCTGCCGATTATCTTCTTGATCATCTCTTTCAAATACTTTCTGGATAGTGATTTTAAGGTTGGAGCCGCAAACATTACCGGTCTCGCTGCTCTTATCCTTTCAACCTCCGGACTTTTAGTCTTAGTGCTGACGGATATTCATCTGTACGGCATAAGACTCCATGCAGGGGGACTCCTGGGAACTGTCTCCGCCCAGGTTGCCCATGCCTACCTCAACCTTGCCGGTGCCTATATTTTATTGATTCTTATTTTAATCATCTCCCTTATGGCGACAGTTAACCTATCCCTCGTATCCCTCGGCAGAGGGACAAAAAGAGTCGCCTCCATGGTATGGAGGGGAGGGAAAGAATTTATCGCTTTTGGCATCGAAAAGATTAAAGAGAGACAGGATACACTGCAAGAGGAAGACAGGATCTCTTTAAAAACACTTCCCGTAATGGGTGAAACGCCTCTGTCAAGAGAAAGCCGACAGAAAAGAGCGGAACGATCTCAGTTTGACTTTTTCCGGTCTGTCTTCAAACTACCACCGCTGACACTCCTCGATAAGGTGGAACATAGAGACACGAGGATGAAACGGGATAGCCTTACCATGAATTCCCGGATTCTCGAAAAGAAGTTATCCGATTTCGGTGTGGAGGGAAAGGTAGTAGGGGTTAAAGCGGGTCCCGTTATCACCATGTATGAGCTTGAGCCTGCACCAGGGGTGAAGATTAATAAGATCACCAATCTCTCCGACGATCTTGCCCTTGCCTTAAGGGCACCGAGCATAAGAATCATCGCCCCTGTACCGGGGGAGGCAGTCATCGGCATTGAGATACCTAATCATCAACGGGAATCTGTATATTTGAAAGATGTCCTCGATAATGAGGCGTTTCTCACATCCGAGTCCAAGCTTCCCATTGCCTTGGGCGTAGACATCTTAGGGGCTCCTGTAATTGCGGATCTTATCAGGATGCCCCATCTCCTGATTGCCGGTACGAC
This genomic window from Syntrophales bacterium contains:
- a CDS encoding DNA translocase FtsK 4TM domain-containing protein, whose amino-acid sequence is MKEKQPALVKSREIKGVICLALALFLSLCLASYHPLDPSLTHYVAGDQQIHNLVGSVGSYTAASLFRLLGLAAFLLPIIFLIISFKYFLDSDFKVGAANITGLAALILSTSGLLVLVLTDIHLYGIRLHAGGLLGTVSAQVAHAYLNLAGAYILLILILIISLMATVNLSLVSLGRGTKRVASMVWRGGKEFIAFGIEKIKERQDTLQEEDRISLKTLPVMGETPLSRESRQKRAERSQFDFFRSVFKLPPLTLLDKVEHRDTRMKRDSLTMNSRILEKKLSDFGVEGKVVGVKAGPVITMYELEPAPGVKINKITNLSDDLALALRAPSIRIIAPVPGEAVIGIEIPNHQRESVYLKDVLDNEAFLTSESKLPIALGVDILGAPVIADLIRMPHLLIAGTTGSGKSVSLNAMICSILFKSPPDEVKFLMIDPKRLELSAYEGIPHLLHPVVFDPKKAALVLKWAVEEMERRYRIISEWGVKSIEGYNMVIGKELDAREKQVALGKGKTGPEDINNRPDVIVPEPADLFDDGKHPERDQQPPVKLPYIVIVIDELADLMIVAQRDVEESLARLAQMARAAGIHLILATQRPSVDVITGLIKANFPTRISFQVSSKVDSRTILDHLGAEKLLGAGDMLFIPPGTSKLTRIHGVYVSDRETERICEFVKKQGTPAYDESIMEYRPWSMEGEKSDELFDEKYDQAVELVTDLGQASISLVQRYMKIGYNRAARIIERMEAEGIVGPSDGVKPRKLLARKLPR